In Mycteria americana isolate JAX WOST 10 ecotype Jacksonville Zoo and Gardens chromosome 3, USCA_MyAme_1.0, whole genome shotgun sequence, a single genomic region encodes these proteins:
- the SGK1 gene encoding serine/threonine-protein kinase Sgk1 isoform X1 translates to MSTALDIASINGSAGAAAGLAALAASLLPAGRPARKGSYLGFQRRPGAQSQPQRCRAAPGVSAGSEMRGKEEKSSLKAFMKQRRMGLNDFIQKIATNSYACKHPEVQSILKISQPQEPELMNADPSPPPSPSQQINLGPSSNPHAKPSDFHFLKVIGKGSFGKVLLARHKAEEQFYAVKVLQKKAILKKKEEKHIMSERNVLLKNVKHPFLVGLHFSFQTADKLYFVLDYINGGELFYHLQRERCFLEPRARFYAAEIASALGYLHSLNIVYRDLKPENILLDSQGHIVLTDFGLCKENIEHNGTTSTFCGTPEYLAPEVLHKQPYDRTVDWWCLGAVLYEMLYGLPPFYSRNTAEMYDNILNKPLQLKPNITNSARHLLEGLLQKDRTKRLGAKEDFMEIKNHIFFSPINWDDLINKKITPPFNPNVSGPSDLRHFDPEFTDEPVPNSIGQSPDSILITASVKEAAEAFLGFSYAPPVDSFL, encoded by the exons ATGTCAACCGCCCTCGATATTGCGTCCATAAACGGGTcagcgggagcggcggccggcCTCGCCGCCCTCGccgcctccctcctgcctgcgggCCGCCCGGCCAGGAAGGGGAGTTATTTGGGATTCCAGCGGCGGCCGGGAGCCCAGTCACAGCCTCAGCgctgccgcgccgcgcccggggtCTCGGCAGGGAGCGAGATGAGGGGCAAAGAGGAGAAGTCGTCGCTGAAAG CTTTCATGAAGCAGAGAAGAATGGGGCTAAACGACTTCATTCAGAAGATTGCCACCAACTCCTATGCATGCAAGCA CCCTGAAGTTCAGTCTATCTTGAAAATCTCCCAGCCTCAAGAGCCTGAACTTATGAATGCTGATCCTTCTCCTCCG CCCAGTCCTTCACAGCAGATCAATCTTGGTCCGTCATCCAACCCACATGCCAAACCATCTGACTTTCATTTCTtaaaagtgattggaaaaggcaGTTTTGGAAAG GTTCTGCTTGCACGGCATAAGGCAGAAGAACAGTTCTATGCTGTTAAAGTCCTGCAGAAAAAGGCAATCCTGAAGAAGAAGGAG GAGAAGCACATTATGTCAGAGCGCAATGTCctgctgaaaaatgtgaaacaccCCTTCCTGGTTGGGCTTCACTTCTCCTTCCAAACTGCAGACAAATTGTATTTTGTCCTAGACTACATCAATGGTGGAGAG TTGTTCTACCATCTCCAGAGGGAGCGTTGCTTCCTGGAGCCGAGAGCCCGATTTTACGCTGCTGAAATTGCCAGTGCACTAGGCTACCTGCACTCCCTGAACATTGTTTATCG CGACTTGAAGCCGGAGAATATCCTGCTCGATTCACAGGGGCACATTGTCTTGACTGACTTTGgactctgcaaagaaaacattgagcaCAATGGCACGACCTCCACCTTCTGCGGCACACCGGAG TATCTTGCTCCAGAAGTTCTTCATAAGCAGCCCTATGACCGGACTGTGGACTGGTGGTGCCTTGGAGCAGTCCTGTATGAGATGCTTTATGGCCTG CCGCCCTTCTACAGCAGGAACACGGCAGAAATGTATGACAACATCTTGAACAAACCCTTGCAGCTGAAGCCAAATATTACCAACTCGGCTAGACATCTCCTGGAAGGCCTTTTGCAGAAGGATAGGACAAAGAGGCTTGGTGCCAAGGAGGACTTT ATGGAGATTAAGAATCACATCTTCTTCTCCCCAATTAACTGGGATGATCTCATTAATAAGAAGATTACACCCCCTTTTAACCCAAATGTG AGTGGCCCCAGTGACCTGCGACACTTCGATCCGGAGTTTACAGATGAGCCAGTCCCCAACTCCATCGGCCAGTCCCCAGACAGCATCCTCATCACTGCCAGCGTCAAAGAAGCCGCTGAGGCTTTTTTGGGCTTCTCGTATGCCCCACCCGTGGACTCTTTCTtgtga
- the SGK1 gene encoding serine/threonine-protein kinase Sgk1 isoform X2, with protein sequence MTVKAAEASGPTLTYSKMRGMVAILIAFMKQRRMGLNDFIQKIATNSYACKHPEVQSILKISQPQEPELMNADPSPPPSPSQQINLGPSSNPHAKPSDFHFLKVIGKGSFGKVLLARHKAEEQFYAVKVLQKKAILKKKEEKHIMSERNVLLKNVKHPFLVGLHFSFQTADKLYFVLDYINGGELFYHLQRERCFLEPRARFYAAEIASALGYLHSLNIVYRDLKPENILLDSQGHIVLTDFGLCKENIEHNGTTSTFCGTPEYLAPEVLHKQPYDRTVDWWCLGAVLYEMLYGLPPFYSRNTAEMYDNILNKPLQLKPNITNSARHLLEGLLQKDRTKRLGAKEDFMEIKNHIFFSPINWDDLINKKITPPFNPNVSGPSDLRHFDPEFTDEPVPNSIGQSPDSILITASVKEAAEAFLGFSYAPPVDSFL encoded by the exons ATGACCGTGAAAGCAGCCGAGGCGTCTGGTCCTACCTTGACCTACTCGAAGATGAGGGGCATGGTGGCCATCCTCATCG CTTTCATGAAGCAGAGAAGAATGGGGCTAAACGACTTCATTCAGAAGATTGCCACCAACTCCTATGCATGCAAGCA CCCTGAAGTTCAGTCTATCTTGAAAATCTCCCAGCCTCAAGAGCCTGAACTTATGAATGCTGATCCTTCTCCTCCG CCCAGTCCTTCACAGCAGATCAATCTTGGTCCGTCATCCAACCCACATGCCAAACCATCTGACTTTCATTTCTtaaaagtgattggaaaaggcaGTTTTGGAAAG GTTCTGCTTGCACGGCATAAGGCAGAAGAACAGTTCTATGCTGTTAAAGTCCTGCAGAAAAAGGCAATCCTGAAGAAGAAGGAG GAGAAGCACATTATGTCAGAGCGCAATGTCctgctgaaaaatgtgaaacaccCCTTCCTGGTTGGGCTTCACTTCTCCTTCCAAACTGCAGACAAATTGTATTTTGTCCTAGACTACATCAATGGTGGAGAG TTGTTCTACCATCTCCAGAGGGAGCGTTGCTTCCTGGAGCCGAGAGCCCGATTTTACGCTGCTGAAATTGCCAGTGCACTAGGCTACCTGCACTCCCTGAACATTGTTTATCG CGACTTGAAGCCGGAGAATATCCTGCTCGATTCACAGGGGCACATTGTCTTGACTGACTTTGgactctgcaaagaaaacattgagcaCAATGGCACGACCTCCACCTTCTGCGGCACACCGGAG TATCTTGCTCCAGAAGTTCTTCATAAGCAGCCCTATGACCGGACTGTGGACTGGTGGTGCCTTGGAGCAGTCCTGTATGAGATGCTTTATGGCCTG CCGCCCTTCTACAGCAGGAACACGGCAGAAATGTATGACAACATCTTGAACAAACCCTTGCAGCTGAAGCCAAATATTACCAACTCGGCTAGACATCTCCTGGAAGGCCTTTTGCAGAAGGATAGGACAAAGAGGCTTGGTGCCAAGGAGGACTTT ATGGAGATTAAGAATCACATCTTCTTCTCCCCAATTAACTGGGATGATCTCATTAATAAGAAGATTACACCCCCTTTTAACCCAAATGTG AGTGGCCCCAGTGACCTGCGACACTTCGATCCGGAGTTTACAGATGAGCCAGTCCCCAACTCCATCGGCCAGTCCCCAGACAGCATCCTCATCACTGCCAGCGTCAAAGAAGCCGCTGAGGCTTTTTTGGGCTTCTCGTATGCCCCACCCGTGGACTCTTTCTtgtga